A section of the Bryobacteraceae bacterium genome encodes:
- a CDS encoding multidrug ABC transporter permease gives MILPLSYNLRNLAERRTTTLMTALGIGLTVAVLAASFALVDGLRLALEASGHPLHVLVTRKGSDSELVSNFERRVFNELKFKPGIARNARGEPLASLEMVTAINLASIEFPEGANVTVRGVTPVGIEIRDDARLVEGRWFTPGRREVTVGSLIARRYPEARPGGRLRFGRGEWEVVGVYDSDQMARNSEILGDLNQLAADFNRADVLSSALLRATDPAAQQALINDLETDTRLNVKARPEKEYYAQQTSSGDLIRYLGTAVALIMAVGSCFAAMNTMYAAVARRSREIGTLRVLGFSRVSILMSFLVEALLLAMLGGALGLVLVLPVNGLTTGIGSFTTFTEIAFQLRITPRTMAASLGFALLMGAAGGLLPAWQAARKEILAALREG, from the coding sequence ATGATCCTGCCGCTTTCCTACAATCTGCGCAATCTCGCCGAGCGGCGCACCACCACGCTGATGACCGCGCTCGGCATCGGGCTGACCGTGGCGGTGCTGGCGGCTTCATTCGCCCTCGTGGACGGGCTGCGGCTTGCGCTGGAGGCTTCGGGTCATCCACTCCATGTGCTGGTGACGCGCAAGGGCTCTGACAGCGAGCTGGTCTCGAACTTCGAACGCCGCGTATTTAACGAGCTGAAGTTCAAGCCGGGCATCGCCCGCAACGCGCGGGGCGAGCCGCTGGCGTCGCTGGAGATGGTCACGGCGATCAACCTTGCGAGCATTGAATTCCCCGAGGGCGCCAATGTCACCGTGCGCGGCGTGACGCCGGTCGGCATCGAGATCCGCGATGACGCGCGGCTCGTCGAGGGCCGCTGGTTTACGCCGGGCCGGCGCGAAGTGACCGTCGGCAGCCTGATCGCCAGGCGTTACCCGGAAGCCCGTCCGGGCGGGCGGCTCCGCTTTGGCCGGGGCGAGTGGGAGGTCGTGGGAGTCTACGACAGCGATCAGATGGCAAGAAATTCCGAAATACTGGGCGACCTGAATCAGCTTGCAGCGGACTTCAACCGCGCCGACGTGCTCAGCTCCGCGCTGCTGCGGGCCACGGACCCGGCGGCGCAGCAGGCGCTGATCAATGATCTGGAGACAGACACGCGCCTGAACGTGAAGGCGAGGCCGGAGAAGGAATACTACGCGCAGCAGACCTCGAGCGGCGACCTGATCCGCTATCTGGGCACGGCGGTGGCCCTGATCATGGCCGTGGGCTCCTGCTTCGCGGCGATGAACACGATGTACGCGGCGGTGGCGCGCCGTTCGCGCGAGATCGGCACTCTTCGGGTGCTGGGTTTCTCGCGCGTGTCGATCCTGATGAGCTTCCTGGTGGAAGCGCTGCTGCTGGCGATGCTGGGCGGAGCGCTGGGACTCGTGCTGGTGCTGCCGGTGAACGGGCTCACCACGGGCATCGGCAGTTTTACGACGTTCACGGAGATCGCGTTCCAGCTCCGGATCACGCCGCGGACGATGGCGGCCTCGCTCGGCTTCGCGCTCCTCATGGGCGCCGCGGGCGGTCTGCTGCCGGCCTGGCAGGCTGCGAGGAAAGAGATCCTCGCCGCGCTCAGGGAAGGATAG
- a CDS encoding ABC transporter ATP-binding protein, producing MRLTPVRFLPLIWKNVWRNRRRTLLTLSSLAISLSLLGVMMALYYALFVSAQPTRSQTRRVVVRHRVSLTFPMPLYYREKIAQVPGVEEVMVMQWFGGVYKDSRDQRNFFPRMAAEADKLFRIYLDYRISEEEKQAFIRDPAGCVVNRVLAQRHGFRVGDRILIQGDIFPFDLDLTVRGIYSSDELDDETLWFNWKYLENMLRNSPRLAAGTFLVLVRSEQDVPAVCRAIDAMFANSEAPTKSEGEFTFGMSFLSFLGNVKVILMSICFAVTFTVLLITANTMAMSVRERVREVGLLRTLGYQQPVIVWLILAESALISLAGALAGALLAQGLCYVIRQGPLIVQQTRTLAIAPPVFAALLAVSLALSVASAIVPAVSAARQNIVDALRFTD from the coding sequence ATGAGATTGACTCCTGTGCGATTCTTGCCGCTCATCTGGAAAAACGTCTGGCGGAACCGGCGGCGGACGCTGCTCACCCTGTCGAGCCTCGCCATTTCGCTTTCCCTGCTGGGCGTGATGATGGCGCTCTACTACGCGCTGTTTGTCTCGGCCCAGCCGACCAGGTCCCAGACGCGGCGCGTGGTGGTCCGCCACCGGGTCTCGCTCACGTTCCCGATGCCGCTCTACTACCGCGAGAAGATCGCCCAGGTGCCGGGCGTGGAAGAGGTGATGGTGATGCAGTGGTTCGGCGGCGTGTACAAGGACAGCCGCGACCAGCGCAATTTCTTCCCGCGCATGGCGGCGGAGGCGGACAAGCTGTTCCGCATTTATCTCGACTACCGGATCAGCGAGGAGGAAAAGCAGGCCTTCATCCGCGACCCGGCCGGCTGCGTCGTCAACCGGGTCCTCGCCCAGCGGCACGGGTTCCGCGTCGGCGACCGCATCCTGATCCAGGGCGACATCTTTCCCTTCGATCTCGACCTGACGGTGAGAGGCATCTATTCCTCCGACGAACTCGACGATGAGACGCTCTGGTTCAACTGGAAATATCTGGAGAACATGCTGAGGAACTCGCCGCGGCTGGCGGCAGGAACCTTCCTTGTCCTCGTGCGTTCGGAACAGGACGTGCCTGCCGTGTGCCGTGCGATTGACGCGATGTTCGCCAACAGCGAGGCGCCGACCAAATCCGAGGGCGAGTTCACTTTCGGCATGTCCTTTCTCTCGTTTCTGGGCAACGTGAAAGTGATCCTGATGAGCATCTGCTTCGCGGTGACATTCACGGTGCTGCTGATTACCGCCAACACAATGGCGATGAGCGTGCGCGAGCGGGTGCGAGAGGTGGGCCTGCTGCGCACGCTGGGCTACCAGCAGCCGGTAATCGTCTGGCTGATCCTTGCCGAAAGCGCGCTGATCTCGCTGGCCGGGGCCCTGGCCGGGGCGCTGCTGGCGCAGGGGCTGTGCTACGTCATCCGCCAGGGACCGCTGATCGTGCAGCAGACGCGGACGCTGGCCATTGCACCGCCGGTGTTTGCGGCGCTGTTGGCGGTGAGCCTTGCGCTGAGCGTCGCCAGCGCGATTGTGCCCGCCGTCTCGGCGGCGCGCCAGAACATTGTGGATGCGTTGCGTTTTACGGACTGA
- the tadA gene encoding tRNA-specific adenosine deaminase, giving the protein MQVQEIDPGDERWMRRALELARQGESGEEVPVGAVVVRNNQEIGAGFNCPITSLDPTAHAEIVALREAARRTGNYRLNGATLYVTLEPCVMCAGAIVHARIARLVFGARDIRFGGVRSKFRLADSELLNHRVDITEGVLGAECAALLEDFFRRRR; this is encoded by the coding sequence ATGCAGGTCCAGGAGATCGATCCCGGCGACGAGCGGTGGATGAGGCGCGCCCTCGAACTGGCCCGCCAGGGTGAAAGCGGGGAGGAGGTGCCCGTCGGGGCCGTCGTGGTGAGGAACAACCAGGAGATTGGCGCAGGCTTCAACTGCCCGATCACGTCGCTTGACCCCACGGCCCACGCCGAGATCGTGGCCCTCCGCGAGGCGGCACGCCGCACGGGCAACTACCGCCTGAACGGAGCGACGCTGTACGTGACGCTCGAGCCGTGCGTCATGTGCGCCGGCGCGATCGTCCATGCGCGCATCGCACGGCTGGTCTTCGGCGCGCGCGACATCCGCTTCGGCGGCGTACGCTCCAAGTTCCGCCTGGCCGACTCCGAGCTGCTGAACCACAGGGTGGACATCACGGAGGGCGTGCTGGGCGCCGAATGCGCGGCGCTGCTGGAAGACTTCTTCCGCCGCCGGCGCTGA
- the ispH gene encoding 4-hydroxy-3-methylbut-2-enyl diphosphate reductase — protein sequence MQSPHSAGKKVLLLRPRGFCAGVVRAIDIVKIALEVYGAPIYVRKEIVHNRHVVDELRGLGAIFVHELDEVPEGSRVIFSAHGVSPAVREEAKRRRLSVIDATCPLVTKVHLEAVRFAQQGYTILLIGHRDHEEIEGTYGEAPQNTIIVESEQDAERVAPPDPEKVCYLTQTTLSLDETRGIIEILHRRFPRIVGPKSQDICYATQNRQTAVKAVAPLCELLLVVGSQNSSNSRRLVEVCQRAGVPSYLIDDRRFLRDEWLEGVRTVSVTAGASAPEHLVQELIDALREKGFAQVEEVDIIEEDVRFSLPPEVQVPLSRLAGTAAQPPASA from the coding sequence ATGCAATCGCCACATTCTGCTGGGAAAAAAGTGCTCCTGCTGCGGCCGAGGGGCTTCTGCGCGGGAGTGGTCCGTGCCATTGACATCGTCAAGATCGCCCTTGAGGTCTACGGCGCGCCCATTTATGTGCGCAAGGAGATCGTACACAATCGCCACGTGGTGGATGAACTGCGCGGGCTGGGCGCGATTTTCGTCCACGAACTGGACGAGGTGCCCGAAGGCTCAAGGGTCATCTTTAGCGCCCATGGCGTCTCGCCTGCGGTGCGCGAGGAGGCGAAGCGGCGGCGGCTGTCCGTGATCGATGCTACCTGTCCGCTGGTCACCAAGGTGCATCTGGAGGCCGTGCGATTTGCGCAGCAGGGCTACACGATCCTGCTCATCGGCCACAGGGATCACGAGGAGATCGAAGGCACCTACGGCGAGGCCCCGCAGAACACGATCATCGTCGAATCAGAGCAGGACGCCGAACGGGTGGCGCCTCCGGATCCGGAAAAGGTCTGCTATCTGACGCAGACGACGCTCAGCCTCGACGAGACCCGCGGCATTATCGAAATTCTCCACCGGCGCTTCCCGAGGATCGTGGGCCCGAAGTCCCAGGACATCTGCTATGCGACGCAGAACCGCCAGACCGCCGTCAAGGCCGTCGCCCCATTGTGCGAACTCCTGCTGGTGGTCGGCAGCCAGAACAGCTCGAATTCCAGGCGGCTTGTGGAAGTCTGCCAGCGCGCCGGCGTGCCCAGCTATCTGATCGACGACAGGCGCTTCCTTCGCGACGAATGGCTGGAGGGCGTCAGGACCGTCTCGGTGACGGCCGGCGCTTCGGCTCCGGAGCATCTGGTGCAGGAACTGATCGATGCCCTCCGCGAAAAGGGCTTCGCCCAGGTGGAGGAAGTCGACATCATCGAAGAGGACGTGCGCTTCAGCCTGCCGCCGGAGGTCCAGGTTCCGCTGTCGCGACTGGCGGGAACCGCCGCCCAGCCGCCGGCAAGCGCATGA
- the hpnA gene encoding dihydroflavonol-4-reductase: MKPALVTGASGFLGWHVAQALLRRGIPVRALVRNPKAVTDLDAELVAGDLRDAAAVRRAAEGCGLVFHVAADYRLWTPRPREMYESNVGGTRNVLEAARQAGAERIVYTSTVGCIGFVKGGLGDETTPVSLHDMTGHYKRSKWLAEQEALAAAREGLPVVIVNPTAPVGAHDVKPTPTGQTILDFLRGRMPAYVDTGLNIVDAADAAEGHWLACERGRAGERYILGGENLTLKQIFDILSRLTGLPAPRLRLPWSVAFAAALVNTAWAGLTGRPPRAPLDAVRMARKKMWVTHAKAERELGYRPGPAETALRHAVDWFRDHGYC, translated from the coding sequence ATGAAGCCCGCCCTTGTCACCGGTGCGTCCGGCTTTCTGGGCTGGCACGTGGCGCAGGCGTTGCTGCGCCGCGGCATTCCGGTTCGTGCCCTGGTGCGCAACCCGAAGGCGGTGACCGACCTCGACGCCGAGCTGGTTGCCGGGGATCTGCGTGACGCCGCCGCCGTCCGCCGCGCCGCTGAAGGCTGCGGCCTCGTTTTCCATGTCGCCGCCGACTACCGTCTTTGGACGCCCCGCCCCCGCGAGATGTACGAGTCCAACGTCGGCGGGACCCGCAACGTGCTGGAGGCCGCCCGGCAGGCGGGCGCGGAGCGGATCGTCTACACGAGCACCGTTGGATGCATAGGATTTGTGAAAGGCGGCCTCGGCGATGAGACCACGCCCGTCTCGCTCCACGACATGACCGGCCACTACAAGCGCTCCAAATGGCTGGCGGAACAGGAGGCGCTGGCCGCCGCGCGGGAAGGTCTGCCGGTGGTCATCGTCAACCCGACGGCGCCGGTGGGCGCGCACGACGTCAAGCCCACGCCCACCGGGCAGACGATCCTCGATTTTCTCCGCGGCCGCATGCCCGCCTATGTGGACACCGGCCTGAACATCGTTGATGCCGCCGACGCGGCCGAGGGCCACTGGCTCGCCTGCGAACGCGGCCGCGCCGGCGAGCGTTACATCCTCGGCGGCGAGAATCTCACGCTAAAACAGATCTTCGACATTTTGTCGCGGCTCACCGGGCTGCCCGCGCCGCGCCTGCGGCTGCCCTGGAGCGTGGCCTTCGCCGCCGCGCTCGTCAATACCGCCTGGGCCGGGCTCACCGGACGGCCGCCGCGCGCCCCGCTCGATGCCGTGCGCATGGCGCGGAAGAAGATGTGGGTGACGCACGCCAAGGCCGAACGCGAGCTGGGCTACCGCCCCGGCCCTGCCGAGACGGCGCTGCGCCACGCCGTGGACTGGTTCCGCGACCATGGATACTGTTGA
- a CDS encoding sorbitol dehydrogenase: protein MSTAAFDIGREMMAAVYTGNGRIEVQPVPVPEIGPGEILVRVEACGICHTDLKKVAYDLLPPPRIYGHETAGVVVKVGEGVTKFRPGDRVVAFHHIPCRNCFYCERKLYAQCETYKRVGITAGFEPAGGGFGQYVRVMDWVVRDGVEKIPDGVPFEVASLVEPVNTVLKAVVEASPRPDDVVLVQGQGPIGLMFTMLLKRAGCTILATDTIPRRLELARRFGAAEAWNPRETDVAARCRQWTSGRGVDQVFVAASAPGVVEQAIAASRPGSKILFFAQTSETERIELSGADICKYERTLFGVYSASIDLQSESARLVMSGELPVQDLISHRMPLTAIRDGIRKAMYPDGESLKIIVQPQRLS, encoded by the coding sequence TTGTCCACTGCCGCTTTTGACATTGGCCGGGAGATGATGGCCGCCGTGTATACCGGCAACGGGCGCATCGAGGTGCAGCCCGTGCCCGTGCCCGAGATCGGCCCCGGCGAGATTCTCGTTCGCGTGGAGGCGTGCGGCATCTGCCATACCGACCTCAAGAAGGTCGCCTACGACCTGCTGCCGCCCCCACGCATCTACGGTCACGAGACCGCCGGCGTGGTGGTGAAAGTCGGCGAGGGAGTGACAAAGTTCCGGCCCGGCGACCGCGTGGTCGCTTTCCACCACATTCCATGCCGGAACTGTTTTTACTGCGAACGGAAGCTCTACGCCCAGTGCGAGACGTACAAGAGGGTGGGCATCACCGCCGGCTTCGAGCCGGCCGGCGGCGGCTTCGGCCAGTATGTCCGCGTGATGGACTGGGTCGTCCGCGACGGCGTGGAGAAGATCCCCGACGGCGTGCCTTTCGAGGTGGCAAGCCTCGTCGAGCCGGTGAATACGGTTCTTAAGGCCGTTGTGGAGGCCTCGCCGCGGCCGGACGACGTTGTCCTTGTGCAGGGCCAGGGACCCATCGGGCTGATGTTCACGATGCTGCTGAAGCGGGCCGGCTGTACCATTCTGGCCACTGACACCATCCCGCGGCGGCTGGAACTGGCCCGCCGCTTCGGCGCTGCCGAAGCCTGGAATCCGAGGGAAACTGACGTTGCCGCCCGCTGCCGTCAGTGGACCTCCGGCCGCGGCGTTGACCAGGTCTTTGTGGCCGCTTCGGCCCCGGGAGTCGTCGAACAGGCTATCGCCGCCTCCCGCCCGGGTAGTAAAATATTGTTTTTCGCCCAGACCTCCGAAACGGAACGAATCGAGTTGTCAGGCGCCGACATCTGCAAGTACGAGAGAACTTTGTTCGGTGTTTACAGCGCCTCCATCGATCTTCAGTCCGAATCGGCGCGCCTGGTGATGAGCGGGGAACTGCCCGTGCAGGATCTGATCTCGCATCGCATGCCTCTGACCGCCATCCGGGATGGGATCCGGAAAGCGATGTATCCCGACGGCGAGTCCCTGAAGATCATCGTTCAGCCACAGAGGTTGAGTTGA
- a CDS encoding dehydrogenase, with translation MKKMKAAVLYGREQVRVEEVAVPSIEKGDVLVRVRAALTCGTDVKVFRRGYHARMIVPPALFGHELAGDIVKVGSHVENFRVGQRVVAANSAPCLNCFYCRKGLENHCEDLLFNNGAYAEYIRIPARIVQRNMYEIPPHLSYQDAALIEPLACVLKGLEETNVRPGDHVVVIGQGPIGLMFVRLAKVYGARVIALGRRESQLERAMRMGAHDALINSNPDAVVSEVRRLTGGYGADAVIEAVGNPETWELATKLLRRGGTAQFFGGCPSDTKITLDTQLLHYSEIRCIASFHHTPAYIRKALDVVSRGDIAARDFVNREEPLQNLLDVLRHLMSHNGHMKTAIIP, from the coding sequence ATGAAAAAAATGAAGGCTGCCGTACTCTACGGACGCGAGCAGGTGCGCGTGGAGGAGGTGGCCGTTCCTTCCATTGAAAAAGGCGACGTCCTTGTGCGCGTGCGCGCCGCCCTGACCTGCGGCACGGACGTCAAGGTGTTCCGCAGGGGCTACCACGCCCGGATGATCGTGCCCCCTGCGCTGTTCGGTCATGAACTGGCGGGCGATATCGTCAAGGTAGGCTCGCACGTGGAGAATTTTCGCGTCGGCCAGCGCGTGGTGGCCGCCAACTCCGCCCCGTGCCTGAACTGTTTTTACTGCCGCAAAGGCCTGGAAAACCACTGCGAGGACCTGCTGTTCAACAACGGCGCCTACGCCGAATACATCCGCATCCCCGCGCGCATCGTCCAGCGCAACATGTACGAGATTCCGCCGCACCTCAGCTATCAGGACGCGGCGCTGATCGAGCCGCTGGCCTGCGTGCTGAAAGGCCTGGAAGAAACCAACGTGCGGCCGGGCGATCACGTCGTTGTCATCGGCCAGGGGCCCATCGGGCTGATGTTCGTCCGGCTCGCCAAGGTGTACGGCGCGCGCGTCATCGCGCTGGGCCGCCGGGAATCTCAGCTCGAGCGCGCCATGCGCATGGGCGCTCATGATGCGCTCATCAACTCGAACCCCGACGCAGTGGTGAGCGAAGTCCGCCGGCTCACCGGCGGTTATGGCGCCGACGCCGTCATCGAGGCCGTCGGCAACCCGGAGACGTGGGAGCTGGCCACCAAGCTGCTGCGCCGCGGCGGCACCGCCCAGTTCTTCGGCGGCTGCCCCTCGGACACGAAGATCACCCTCGACACCCAGTTGCTGCACTATTCCGAAATCCGCTGCATCGCCAGCTTCCACCACACGCCCGCTTACATCCGCAAGGCGCTCGACGTGGTCAGCCGCGGCGACATCGCCGCGCGCGATTTTGTCAACCGCGAAGAACCCTTGCAGAACCTGCTCGACGTGCTGCGCCACCTCATGAGCCACAACGGCCACATGAAGACGGCCATCATTCCCTGA
- the ctrB gene encoding squalene synthase HpnC yields the protein MAGVELLEPIPFLRSPQAASRRWNLDESRLYTRWLATHHYENFHVVSLLLPKQLHQDFYNVYAFCRWADDLGDETGDAQDSLRLLDWWRSGLHSLYDGQPATHPVFVALAETIARHDLPRQPFEDLIDAFVQDQTVNRYGNWEEVLDYCRRSANPVGRLVLMLCGYRDEERFRLSDATCSALQLANFWQDVAVDLGKNRIYLPQELLQRHGCREEDLFARRCTPAFRAAMKEAVDYAQALFEQGLPLAKLVSRRLSLDIDLFSRGGMKVLEKIRARNYDVLSARPAISKTERALLLLGSLARLARRRAA from the coding sequence ATGGCAGGCGTGGAGCTGCTGGAACCGATCCCGTTCCTCCGATCGCCGCAGGCCGCCAGCCGGCGCTGGAACCTTGACGAGTCCCGCCTCTACACGCGCTGGCTGGCCACGCATCACTACGAGAATTTCCACGTCGTCTCGCTCCTGCTGCCAAAGCAGCTCCACCAGGACTTCTACAACGTCTACGCCTTCTGCCGCTGGGCCGACGATCTCGGCGACGAGACCGGCGACGCGCAGGACAGCCTCCGCCTGCTCGACTGGTGGCGCAGCGGACTCCACTCGCTCTATGACGGCCAGCCCGCCACCCACCCTGTTTTCGTCGCCCTGGCCGAGACCATCGCCCGCCACGATCTGCCCCGCCAGCCGTTTGAAGACCTCATCGATGCCTTCGTCCAGGACCAGACCGTCAACCGTTACGGCAACTGGGAAGAAGTGCTCGATTACTGCCGCCGTTCGGCCAACCCGGTGGGCCGGCTGGTGCTGATGCTGTGCGGCTACCGCGACGAGGAGCGCTTCCGCCTCTCCGACGCCACCTGTAGCGCGCTGCAACTGGCCAATTTCTGGCAGGACGTCGCCGTGGATCTCGGAAAGAACCGCATCTACCTGCCGCAGGAACTGCTCCAACGGCACGGCTGCCGCGAGGAGGACCTCTTCGCGCGACGCTGCACGCCCGCCTTCCGCGCGGCAATGAAAGAGGCGGTCGACTACGCGCAGGCGCTTTTCGAACAGGGCCTCCCGCTGGCCAAATTGGTCAGCCGCCGGCTGTCGCTCGACATCGACCTCTTTAGCCGCGGTGGCATGAAAGTACTCGAAAAAATCCGCGCGCGGAACTACGACGTTCTCAGCGCGCGCCCGGCCATCTCCAAAACCGAACGCGCGCTGCTGCTGCTGGGAAGCCTGGCACGGCTGGCGCGGCGGCGGGCGGCATGA
- a CDS encoding phytoene desaturase — MTALESSYQYCERVARRRARNFYYSFLALPAAKRRAMCALYAFMRECDDLSDGDRASLDALRQWRAHLDGALAGDTPPHPLWPAFIDTVRRYGIPPECLYGMIEGVASDLEPRPFETFDELYRYCYLVASVVGIATIHVFGFADPRAPQLAERCGIAFQLTNILRDVGEDAANGRVYLPREDMARFGVTPAMLSASAVAAELQRLLAFEAARARAYYREAEPLVGMVDPDSRHALWALIEIYRRLLGRIEERGYEVLAARVRLSALEKTAIALRAVLRRGA; from the coding sequence ATGACGGCGCTTGAATCCTCCTACCAATACTGCGAGCGCGTGGCGCGCCGCCGCGCCCGCAACTTCTACTATTCGTTCCTCGCTCTTCCGGCCGCCAAGCGCCGCGCCATGTGCGCGCTGTATGCGTTCATGCGCGAGTGCGACGACCTGAGCGACGGCGACCGCGCCAGCCTGGACGCGCTGCGGCAGTGGCGGGCGCATCTGGACGGCGCGCTGGCCGGAGACACGCCGCCGCACCCGCTATGGCCCGCCTTTATCGACACCGTGCGCCGCTATGGCATCCCGCCGGAATGCCTTTACGGGATGATCGAAGGCGTCGCCTCGGATCTGGAGCCGCGCCCGTTTGAGACCTTCGACGAGCTCTACCGCTACTGCTATCTGGTGGCCAGCGTCGTCGGCATCGCCACCATTCACGTGTTCGGCTTTGCCGACCCGCGCGCCCCGCAACTGGCCGAACGCTGCGGCATCGCCTTCCAGCTCACCAACATCCTGCGCGACGTCGGCGAGGATGCGGCGAACGGGCGCGTCTATCTGCCGCGCGAGGACATGGCCCGCTTCGGCGTCACGCCCGCCATGCTCAGCGCCTCCGCCGTGGCCGCGGAATTGCAGCGCCTGCTCGCCTTCGAGGCCGCGCGCGCCCGCGCGTACTATCGGGAAGCCGAGCCGCTGGTCGGCATGGTGGACCCGGACAGCCGGCACGCGCTCTGGGCGCTCATCGAAATCTACCGCCGGCTGCTCGGCCGCATCGAAGAGCGCGGCTATGAGGTGCTGGCCGCGCGCGTCCGCCTGTCGGCGCTTGAAAAGACCGCCATCGCCCTGCGCGCCGTGCTCCGCCGCGGCGCGTGA
- a CDS encoding (2Fe-2S)-binding protein, translating to MAVFRFTVNGEPREVDTPAERPLLEVLREDFGLTGTKYGCGEGQCRACTVLLDGAPVLSCITPVRAAAGRRITTIEGLSRNGRLHPVQEAFVREGAMQCGYCTAGMVLRTVALLEKTPAPTRAQILDALQGSLCRCCGYPRIVAAVELAARLRRAGSAVPQEVIHAVD from the coding sequence ATGGCTGTCTTCCGTTTCACCGTCAACGGCGAGCCGCGGGAGGTGGACACGCCGGCGGAGCGTCCGCTGCTGGAAGTGCTCCGCGAGGATTTCGGACTCACGGGAACGAAGTACGGATGCGGCGAGGGCCAGTGCCGCGCCTGTACCGTGCTGCTGGACGGCGCGCCCGTGCTCTCCTGCATCACGCCGGTCCGCGCCGCCGCCGGCCGCCGGATCACCACCATCGAGGGGCTGTCCCGCAACGGAAGGCTCCACCCGGTGCAGGAGGCCTTCGTGCGCGAGGGCGCCATGCAGTGCGGCTATTGCACGGCCGGCATGGTGCTGCGCACGGTGGCGCTGCTCGAAAAGACCCCGGCTCCCACCCGCGCCCAGATCCTGGACGCGCTCCAGGGCAGCCTCTGCCGCTGCTGCGGCTACCCGCGCATCGTCGCCGCCGTCGAGCTGGCAGCGCGGCTGCGCCGCGCGGGCAGCGCTGTGCCGCAGGAGGTGATCCATGCCGTGGACTGA